Proteins encoded within one genomic window of Gallus gallus isolate bGalGal1 chromosome 1, bGalGal1.mat.broiler.GRCg7b, whole genome shotgun sequence:
- the CPA2 gene encoding carboxypeptidase A2 isoform X2 has product MCQGLIWGTLPHILRPLGAAFKLSAFIWSFELLWIQRVLTVLDNLPLDLHCNCGLILESGLLLSLTESPFTSTMKLILIFSALFGAALCLETFVGHQVLRIKTRNEEQLKKLRFLETLDHLELDFWLNPSTPALPVDVRIPAHSLQAVKIFLESHGIEYSILIEDLQVILDREKQDIVASQQMERSSSTFNYGTYHSLASIYQELDNLASEYGNIVSKIQIGESYEKRPLYVLKFSTGRGNRPAIWLDAGIHSREWVTQASAMWIARKIASDYGNDPSITSLLNNLDIFLLPVANPDGYEFTHTTNRMWRKTRSKNSGSLCIGVDPNRNWDAGFGGPGASSNPCSDSYRGPRANSEVEVKSVVDFIKNHGNIQAFLTLHSYSQLLMYPYGYKCTPPADNTELNTIGKAAANSIRSLYGTTYTVGSICSTIYQASGGSIDWSYDYGIKYSFAFELRDTGRYGFLLPAAQIIPTAEETWLGLKTIMEYVRDNPY; this is encoded by the exons ATGTGTCAGGGCCTCATATGGGGCACCCTCCCACACATCCTCCGCCCATTGGGAGCTGCATTTAAGCTCAGCGCGTTCATTTGGTCATTTGAGCTGCTGTGGATTCAGAGAGTTCTTACAGTTCTTGACAACCTGCCCTTGGACCTGCATTGCAACTGTGGACTTATCTTGGAATCTGGACTGCTGCTGTCCTTG ACTGAGTCGCCCTTCACATCAACCATGAAGCTGATTTTGATCTTCAGTGCCCTCTTTGGGGCTGCCTTGTGCCTGGAAACTTTTGTTGG GCACCAGGTTCTCCGAATCAAGACAAGAAATGAGGAACAACTGAAGAAGCTACGGTTTTTGGAAACACTGGATCATCTTGAG CTTGATTTCTGGTTAAATCCCTCCACCCCTGCCCTCCCTGTGGATGTGCGAATCCCTGCTCACAGCCTCCAGGCAGTCAAAATCTTCCTGGAGTCCCATGGGATTGAGTACTCAATCCTGATTGAAGACCTGCAG GTCATTCTCgacagagaaaagcaagataTAGTTGCCAGTCAACAAATGGAacgcagcagcagcactttcaACTATGGAACTTACCATTCTTTAGCTTCT atttacCAAGAACTGGATAATCTTGCATCTGAGTATGGCAACATTGTCAGTAAGATCCAGATTGGGGAATCCTATGAAAAGCGGCCGTTGTATGTGCTCAAG TTCAGCACTGGAAGAGGAAACCGCCCTGCAATCTGGCTCGATGCTGGCATCCATTCCCGAGAGTGGGTTACCCAAGCAAGTGCAATGTGGATAGCTAGAAAG ATTGCCTCTGACTATGGGAATGAtccatccatcacctctctgctgAACAACCTGGacattttcctgctgccagTGGCTAACCCTGATGGATATGAGTTCACTCACACCACA AATCGCATGTGGCGGAAGACCCGCTCCAAGAACTCAGGCAGTCTGTGTATTGGAGTGGATCCAAACAGGAACTGGGACGCAGGTTTTGGAG GTCCTGGAGCCAGTAGTAACCCCTGTTCTGACTCTTACCGTGGACCTCGTGCCAACTCAGAGGTGGAAGTTAAATCTGTTGTAGATTTTATTAAGAATCATGGAAACATCCAGGCCTTCCTCACCCTCCACAGTTACTCTCAGCTCCTGATGTATCCCTATGGCTATAAATGCACTCCACCAGCAGACAACACCGAGCTG AACACCATAGGGAAAGCTGCTGCCAATTCCATCCGGTCCCTGTATGGCACCACCTACACAGTGGGGAGCATTTGCTCTACTATCT acCAAGCCAGCGGAGGCAGCATTGACTGGAGCTATGATTATGGCATCAAATACTCATTTGCCTTCGAGCTGCGAGACACGGGTCGCTATGGGTTCCTCCTTCCAGCTGCCCAAATTATCCCCACTGCAGAGGAGACCTGGCTGGGTCTGAAAACAATCATGGAGTATGTGCGAGACAACCCATACTAA
- the CPA1 gene encoding carboxypeptidase A1 preproprotein, which produces MRALLLLAALGAVAAATTENFVGHQVLRIVPSSDAELQKVQELQELEHLQLDFWLSPRGLGNPVDIRVPFPSLQPVKAHLEANGVPYSIMIEDVQALVDLEQMQMLRRRRFVPLSTSTFDYTSYHTLEEIYAFMDLLVAENPNLVSKLEIGRTTENRPIYVLKFSKGGTNRPAIWIDTGIHSREWVTQASGIWFAKKIVQEQDEGLANILDQMDIFLEIVTNPDGFAFTHTSNRMWRKTRSKRSGSLCVGVDPNRNWDAGFGGSGASSNPCSETYHGPYANSEPEVKAIVDFVKSHKNIKAFISIHSYSQLLLYPYGYTTTAVPDKEELHQVAKEAVAALSSLYGTNYKYGSIITTIYQASGGTIDWTYNQGIKYSFTFELRDTGRYGFLLPASQIVPTAQETWKALEVIMAHTRGHLY; this is translated from the exons ATGAGGGCACTCCTACTGCTGGCTGCCCTGGGGGCAGTGGCTGCTGCCACCACTGAGAATTTTGTCGG GCACCAGGTGCTACGCATCGTCCCCAGCAGTGATGCCGAGCTGCAgaaggtgcaggagctgcaggagctggagcacctgCAG CTGGATTTCTGGCTTTCACCCCGTGGCCTTGGGAACCCAGTCGACATCCGtgtgcccttccccagcctgcagcccgTCAAAGCCCACCTGGAGGCCAATGGTGTCCCCTACTCCATCATGATTGAGGACGTGCAG GCGCTGGTGGACCTCGAACAGATGCAGATGCTTCGTCGCCGCCGTTTCGTGCCACTTTCCACCAGTACCTTTGACTACACCAGCTACCACACCCTGGAGGAG ATCTATGCCTTCATGGACCTACTGGTGGCTGAAAACCCAAACCTGGTCAGCAAGCTGGAGATTGGCCGTACGACAGAGAACCGCCCCATCTACGTGCTGAAG TTCAGCAAAGGTGGCACGAATCGCCCGGCCATTTGGATTGACACCGGCATCCACTCCCGTGAATGGGTGACACAAGCAAGCGGCATTTGGTTCGCCAAGAAG ATTGTCCAAGAGCAAGATGAAGGTCTGGCCAACATCCTGGACCAGATGGACATCTTCCTGGAGATTGTCACCAACCCTGATGGCTTCGCCTTCACCCACACCTCG AATCGTATGTGGCGCAAGACCAGGTCCAAGCGGTCTGGATCCCTCTGCGTTGGCGTTGACCCCAACCGCAACTGGGACGCAGGATTTGGAG GCTCTGGGGCCAGCAGCAACCCCTGCTCAGAGACGTACCACGGGCCCTACGCCAACTCGGAGCCAGAGGTGAAGGCCATCGTGGACTTTGTGAAGAGCCATAAGAACATCAAAGCTTTCATCTCCATCCACAGCTACTCCCAGCTTCTGCTCTACCCCTACGGCTACACCACCACCGCTGTGCCTGACAAGGAGGAACTG CACCAGGTTGcaaaggaggctgtggcagcTCTGTCCTCTCTATATGGCACGAATTACAAGTATGGCAGCATCATCACCACCATCT ATCAAGCAAGTGGAGGAACCATCGACTGGACCTACAATCAAGGCATTAAGTACTCCTTCACCTTTGAGCTCCGGGACACGGGACGCTATGGgttcctgctgcctgccagccAGATTGTCCCCACTGCTCAGGAGACATGGAAAGCACTGGAGGTCATCATGGCACATACACGGGGTCACCTCTactga
- the CPA2 gene encoding carboxypeptidase A2 precursor, with amino-acid sequence MKLILIFSALFGAALCLETFVGHQVLRIKTRNEEQLKKLRFLETLDHLELDFWLNPSTPALPVDVRIPAHSLQAVKIFLESHGIEYSILIEDLQVILDREKQDIVASQQMERSSSTFNYGTYHSLASIYQELDNLASEYGNIVSKIQIGESYEKRPLYVLKFSTGRGNRPAIWLDAGIHSREWVTQASAMWIARKIASDYGNDPSITSLLNNLDIFLLPVANPDGYEFTHTTNRMWRKTRSKNSGSLCIGVDPNRNWDAGFGGPGASSNPCSDSYRGPRANSEVEVKSVVDFIKNHGNIQAFLTLHSYSQLLMYPYGYKCTPPADNTELNTIGKAAANSIRSLYGTTYTVGSICSTIYQASGGSIDWSYDYGIKYSFAFELRDTGRYGFLLPAAQIIPTAEETWLGLKTIMEYVRDNPY; translated from the exons ATGAAGCTGATTTTGATCTTCAGTGCCCTCTTTGGGGCTGCCTTGTGCCTGGAAACTTTTGTTGG GCACCAGGTTCTCCGAATCAAGACAAGAAATGAGGAACAACTGAAGAAGCTACGGTTTTTGGAAACACTGGATCATCTTGAG CTTGATTTCTGGTTAAATCCCTCCACCCCTGCCCTCCCTGTGGATGTGCGAATCCCTGCTCACAGCCTCCAGGCAGTCAAAATCTTCCTGGAGTCCCATGGGATTGAGTACTCAATCCTGATTGAAGACCTGCAG GTCATTCTCgacagagaaaagcaagataTAGTTGCCAGTCAACAAATGGAacgcagcagcagcactttcaACTATGGAACTTACCATTCTTTAGCTTCT atttacCAAGAACTGGATAATCTTGCATCTGAGTATGGCAACATTGTCAGTAAGATCCAGATTGGGGAATCCTATGAAAAGCGGCCGTTGTATGTGCTCAAG TTCAGCACTGGAAGAGGAAACCGCCCTGCAATCTGGCTCGATGCTGGCATCCATTCCCGAGAGTGGGTTACCCAAGCAAGTGCAATGTGGATAGCTAGAAAG ATTGCCTCTGACTATGGGAATGAtccatccatcacctctctgctgAACAACCTGGacattttcctgctgccagTGGCTAACCCTGATGGATATGAGTTCACTCACACCACA AATCGCATGTGGCGGAAGACCCGCTCCAAGAACTCAGGCAGTCTGTGTATTGGAGTGGATCCAAACAGGAACTGGGACGCAGGTTTTGGAG GTCCTGGAGCCAGTAGTAACCCCTGTTCTGACTCTTACCGTGGACCTCGTGCCAACTCAGAGGTGGAAGTTAAATCTGTTGTAGATTTTATTAAGAATCATGGAAACATCCAGGCCTTCCTCACCCTCCACAGTTACTCTCAGCTCCTGATGTATCCCTATGGCTATAAATGCACTCCACCAGCAGACAACACCGAGCTG AACACCATAGGGAAAGCTGCTGCCAATTCCATCCGGTCCCTGTATGGCACCACCTACACAGTGGGGAGCATTTGCTCTACTATCT acCAAGCCAGCGGAGGCAGCATTGACTGGAGCTATGATTATGGCATCAAATACTCATTTGCCTTCGAGCTGCGAGACACGGGTCGCTATGGGTTCCTCCTTCCAGCTGCCCAAATTATCCCCACTGCAGAGGAGACCTGGCTGGGTCTGAAAACAATCATGGAGTATGTGCGAGACAACCCATACTAA
- the CPA5 gene encoding carboxypeptidase A5 precursor — translation MKVLLVFAALLVGTFSEQLFVGDQVLRVVASDEEQVALLRTLGEQVDLQIDFWLDPTKPGRPADLRVPFSRLQAVKVFLESHGISYNIMIEDVQQLLDEEKRTMMLSRRMERSANEFNFASYHTLEEIYDWMDTLVADHPNLVSKIQIGESYEKRPLYVLKFSTGGSNRPAVWLDTGIHSREWVTQATGVWTANKLAEDYGHDPTVTSLLDTMDIFFEIVTNPDGYAFTHSSNRLWRKTRSIHAGSSCIGVDPNRNWDAGFGGSGSSSNPCSETYHGPYAHSESEVKSIVDFIQSHGNVKGLISIHSYSQMLMFPYGYKWTTSPDHEELNKLAEKAVNDLAAVYGTEYTYGSIANTIYLAAGTTVDWAYENGVKYSYTFELRDTGRYGFLLPSSQIIPTATETWPALLDILVHIQQHPY, via the exons ATGAAGGTCCTCCTGGTCTTCGCCGCCCTCCTGGTGGGCACCTTCAGCGAGCAGCTTTTTGTGGG GGACCAAGTCCTCCGTGTTGTGGCCAGTGATGAAGAGCAGGTTGCCCTGCTCAGGACACTGGGTGAGCAGGTGGACCTGCAG ATTGATTTCTGGCTCGACCCCACCAAACCTGGGCGCCCGGCTGACCTGCGGGtgcccttctccaggctgcaagcgGTCAAAGTCTTCCTGGAATCCCATGGCATTTCCTACAACATTATGATCGAGGATGTGCAG CAATTACTGGACGAGGAAAAGAGAACCATGATGCTGTCCAGGCGGATGGAGAGAAGTGCCAACGAGTTCAATTTTGCATCCTATCACACTCTAGAGGAG ATCTATGACTGGATGGACACCCTTGTGGCAGATCACCCCAACCTCGTTAGCAAGATCCAGATTGGTGAAAGCTATGAGAAGAGACCCCTCTACGTGCTGAAG TTCAGCACTGGGGGATCGAATCGGCCAGCAGTCTGGTTGGACACTGGCATCCACTCACGCGAATGGGTCACCCAAGCCACCGGCGTGTGGACAGCTAACAAG CTTGCTGAAGATTATGGCCATGACCCCACTGTCACCTCCCTTCTGGACACCATGGACATCTTCTTTGAGATTGTCACCAACCCCGATGGCTACGCCTTCACCCATAGCTCT AACCGCCTGTGGAGAAAAACAAGGTCCATCCATGCTGGCTCCTCCTGCATTGGTGTGGACCCCAACCGAAACTGGGACGCGGGCTTTGGAG GCTCTGGTTCCAGCAGCAACCCCTGCTCTGAAACCTACCATGGCCCCTATGCCCACTCTGAGAGTGAAGTGAAATCTATTGTGGACTTCATCCAAAGCCACGGGAATGTGAAAGGACTCATCTCCATCCACAGCTACTCCCAGATGTTGATGTTCCCCTATGGCTACAAGTGGACAACCTCACCCGATCATGAGGAACTG AACAAGTTGGCTGAAAAGGCAGTGAACGATCTGGCTGCGGTGTATGGGACAGAATACACCTACGGCAGCATTGCAAACACCATCT ACCTGGCAGCTGGCACCACCGTCGACTGGGCTTATGAGAATGGGGTGAAATATTCCTATACCTTTGAGCTGAGGGATACGGGGCGCTATGGTTTCCTCTTGCCCAGCAGTCAGATCATCCCCACCGCCACCGAGACATGGCCGGCACTGCTGGACATCTTGGTCCACATCCAGCAGCACCCGTACTGA
- the TMEM209 gene encoding transmembrane protein 209 gives MTPEQSPATSLIDRTIKMRKETEARKVVLAWGLLNVSFAGMIYTEMTGKLISTYYNITYWPLWYIELAFASLFSLNALFDFWRYFKYTVAPTSLVMSPGQQTLLGLQNTAVQTTPPRELTAKKVPSSTPSPPIQGQSVLSYSPSRSPSASPKFATSCIPGYSPQLQALSNNSASYSSTIAYSPGSTYNKISNFSPSPGGSPYPTSIGPMESGGLRSRYRSSPILYNSPTGKEDYMTDLKSLDTFLRSEEEKQHRVQLGSSDSSSPSSSPTFWNYSRSMGDYAQILRKFQYQLACRSQAPSAHKDEADLSSKQAAEEVWARVTMNRQLLDHMDSWTAKFRNWINETILVPLVQEIESVSTQLRRMGCPELQIGEASISSLKQAALVKAPLIPTLNAIVQYLDLTPNQEYLVERIKELSQGGCMSSFRWNRGGDFKGRKWDTDLPTDSSIIMHVFCTYLDSRLPPHPKYPDGKTFTSQHFIQTPDKPDTSNENVFCIYQSSINPPHYELIYQRHVYNLPKGRNNMFHTLLMFLYIIKTKESGMLGRVNLGLSGVNVLWIFGE, from the exons ATGACACCAGAGCAGAGTCCAGCCACTTCCCTCATCGACAGGACCAtcaagatgagaaaagaaacagaagcccGGAAGGTGGTCTTGGCCTGGGGCCTCCTTAACGTGTCATTTGCAGGCATGATATATACTGAAAT gacTGGAAAACTCATAAGCACATATTACAATATAACATACTGGCCACTCTGGTATATCG AACTTGCATTCGCATCTCTGTTCAGCCTGAATGCTTTGTTTGATTTCTGGAGGTACTTCAAATACACGGTGGCACCAACGAGTTTGGTTATGAGTCCTGGACAGCAGaccctgctggggctgcagaacACAG CGGTACAGACAACTCCACCACGTGAGCTGACAGCAAAGAAAGTCCCTTCTTCAACACCTTCTCCTCCAATCCAGGGTCAAAGTGTGCTGAGTTACAGCCCATCCCGCTCTCCTAGTGCCAGTCCAAAGTTTGCCACCAGTTGTATCCCAGGGTACAGCCCTCAGCTGCAGGCTCTGTCAAACAACAGTGCTTCTTACAGCAGTACGATCGCCTATTCACCGGGCAGCACCTACAATAAG ATTTCCAACTTCAGCCCCTCTCCTGGTGGATCGCCGTACCCCACAAGCATTGGACCAATGGAAAGTGGTGGGCTGAGGTCTCGTTACCGCTCTTCACCCATTCTCTATAATTCTCCTACTGGCAAAGAAGACTACATGACAGACCTCAAGTCATTGGATACCTTCCTTCGAAGtgaagaagagaagcagcatCGAGTTCAGTTGG GAAGTTCAGATTCCAGCTCTCCTTCCAGCAGCCCAACCTTTTGGAACTACAGCCGTTCCATGGGAGACTATGCACAGATTCTGAGGAAGTTCCAGTATCAGCTGGCTTGCAGGTCTCAGGCTCCATCAGCACACAAAGATGAAGCTGATCTGAGCTcaaagcaggctgcagaagag GTGTGGGCACGAGTGACGATGAATCGACAGCTACTTGATCACATGGACTCCTGGACTGCAAAGTTCAGAAAT tggATTAATGAAACTATTCTGGTGCCACTTGTCCAAGAGATTGAGTCTGTGAGCACTCAGCTGAGAAGAATGGGGTGTCCAGAACTGCAGATTGGAG AAGCCAGCATCAGCAGCCTGAAGCAGGCAGCGCTCGTGAAAGCTCCACTCATTCCAACCCTGAATGCTATAGTGCAATATTTGGATCTTACACCAAACCAGGAATATTTGGTCGAAAGGATCAAAG AGCTTTCTCAGGGAGGATGCATGAGTTCCTTCCGATGGAACCGAGGAGGAGATTTCAAAGGCCGTAAGTGGGACACCGACCTGCCCACGGACTCTTCT ATCATCATGCACGTGTTCTGCACGTACCTGGACTCCAgactcccacctcaccccaAGTATCCTGATGGCAAAACCTTCACTTCCCAGCACTTCATTCAAACACCTGACAAACCAG ACACTTcgaatgaaaatgtgttttgcatCTACCAAAGCAGCATCAACCCACCCCACTACGAGCTGATCTACCAGCGCCACGTCTACAATCTGCCCAAG GGCAGAAACAACATGTTCCACACCTTGCTCATGTTTCTGTATATCATAAAGACAAAGGAATCTGGGATGCTGGG ACGTGTAAACCTTGGCTTGTCAGGAGTCAACGTCCTGTGGATTTTTGGAGAATAA
- the CPA2 gene encoding carboxypeptidase A2 isoform X1 — protein sequence MCQGLIWGTLPHILRPLGAAFKLSAFIWSFELLWIQRVLTVLDNLPLDLHCNCGLILESGLLLSLVGVTRLVLLLVFGSCRAVLLATESPFTSTMKLILIFSALFGAALCLETFVGHQVLRIKTRNEEQLKKLRFLETLDHLELDFWLNPSTPALPVDVRIPAHSLQAVKIFLESHGIEYSILIEDLQVILDREKQDIVASQQMERSSSTFNYGTYHSLASIYQELDNLASEYGNIVSKIQIGESYEKRPLYVLKFSTGRGNRPAIWLDAGIHSREWVTQASAMWIARKIASDYGNDPSITSLLNNLDIFLLPVANPDGYEFTHTTNRMWRKTRSKNSGSLCIGVDPNRNWDAGFGGPGASSNPCSDSYRGPRANSEVEVKSVVDFIKNHGNIQAFLTLHSYSQLLMYPYGYKCTPPADNTELNTIGKAAANSIRSLYGTTYTVGSICSTIYQASGGSIDWSYDYGIKYSFAFELRDTGRYGFLLPAAQIIPTAEETWLGLKTIMEYVRDNPY from the exons ATGTGTCAGGGCCTCATATGGGGCACCCTCCCACACATCCTCCGCCCATTGGGAGCTGCATTTAAGCTCAGCGCGTTCATTTGGTCATTTGAGCTGCTGTGGATTCAGAGAGTTCTTACAGTTCTTGACAACCTGCCCTTGGACCTGCATTGCAACTGTGGACTTATCTTGGAATCTGGACTGCTGCTGTCCTTGGTCGGTGTCACCAGACTTGTTTTGCTCCTCGTGTTTGggtcctgcagggctgtgctgcttgcG ACTGAGTCGCCCTTCACATCAACCATGAAGCTGATTTTGATCTTCAGTGCCCTCTTTGGGGCTGCCTTGTGCCTGGAAACTTTTGTTGG GCACCAGGTTCTCCGAATCAAGACAAGAAATGAGGAACAACTGAAGAAGCTACGGTTTTTGGAAACACTGGATCATCTTGAG CTTGATTTCTGGTTAAATCCCTCCACCCCTGCCCTCCCTGTGGATGTGCGAATCCCTGCTCACAGCCTCCAGGCAGTCAAAATCTTCCTGGAGTCCCATGGGATTGAGTACTCAATCCTGATTGAAGACCTGCAG GTCATTCTCgacagagaaaagcaagataTAGTTGCCAGTCAACAAATGGAacgcagcagcagcactttcaACTATGGAACTTACCATTCTTTAGCTTCT atttacCAAGAACTGGATAATCTTGCATCTGAGTATGGCAACATTGTCAGTAAGATCCAGATTGGGGAATCCTATGAAAAGCGGCCGTTGTATGTGCTCAAG TTCAGCACTGGAAGAGGAAACCGCCCTGCAATCTGGCTCGATGCTGGCATCCATTCCCGAGAGTGGGTTACCCAAGCAAGTGCAATGTGGATAGCTAGAAAG ATTGCCTCTGACTATGGGAATGAtccatccatcacctctctgctgAACAACCTGGacattttcctgctgccagTGGCTAACCCTGATGGATATGAGTTCACTCACACCACA AATCGCATGTGGCGGAAGACCCGCTCCAAGAACTCAGGCAGTCTGTGTATTGGAGTGGATCCAAACAGGAACTGGGACGCAGGTTTTGGAG GTCCTGGAGCCAGTAGTAACCCCTGTTCTGACTCTTACCGTGGACCTCGTGCCAACTCAGAGGTGGAAGTTAAATCTGTTGTAGATTTTATTAAGAATCATGGAAACATCCAGGCCTTCCTCACCCTCCACAGTTACTCTCAGCTCCTGATGTATCCCTATGGCTATAAATGCACTCCACCAGCAGACAACACCGAGCTG AACACCATAGGGAAAGCTGCTGCCAATTCCATCCGGTCCCTGTATGGCACCACCTACACAGTGGGGAGCATTTGCTCTACTATCT acCAAGCCAGCGGAGGCAGCATTGACTGGAGCTATGATTATGGCATCAAATACTCATTTGCCTTCGAGCTGCGAGACACGGGTCGCTATGGGTTCCTCCTTCCAGCTGCCCAAATTATCCCCACTGCAGAGGAGACCTGGCTGGGTCTGAAAACAATCATGGAGTATGTGCGAGACAACCCATACTAA